From the Thermoanaerobacterales bacterium genome, the window AGCGATTCCTCCTCCAGGGCCAGGTAGCCCCGACGCAACTCGCGGTTGACGCGCAAAACCTCGGCGGTAAACGCCTGCTGGGATTCTCCCGCCTGCGGCAGGTGTTCGACGTCGCCCGGCGTGGCGACCGTCATCCCGGGAGGGACGAAGGTCCCTCGGGGCAGGTCGACGTTCAAAACCAGCGCCCCGTGGCCGATAAAGCATCCGCGTCCCAGGCGGGACGAAAGGATGGTGGCCCTGAAGCCCACGAAGGAGCCCTCGCCGATCACGCAGGGGCCGTGCAGAATCGCGCCGTGCGCGATGCAGCAAGAGGGCCCGACCTCGATAAAACTGTTGAGCAGGGCATGCATGATCACGCCGTCCTGGACATTTGTGTCCCGCCGGATAATAATCGGGGAGCCCTCGTCGGCCCTCAGGACGGCGCCCGGGCAGACGATGACCCGGCTTTCAATGCGCACGTCGCCGATTAACACGGCCGCCGGGTCTGCAAAGGCGTCCCCGGCCACCGCCGGCATACGGGAATCCTGGCTCCACTCCGTCAGCGGGCTGGGCCGCAACAAGGCATAACCCCCTCCTTTTGGTACTTTGTTGAACAAGCTTCTGCCGTGGATGATGACCCCGCATCACGGGCCGAGGGGCCCGGCGACACCGATCATTTCACCGTTTCGGCCGGGACCGCGTCTCGGGTGCGGGAGGGTGGGACCTTCGGTCGGCGAACCGGGTTTTGGTTTAAAAAGTGACGATATTTCGCGCGACAGAAGGTTGAGAGTCCCTTTTCTGTGACGTTCCAGTCTAACATAAGTAGTGACAAATCTGTGAATAGATTCACATTATCACCCCTAATTTTAACACGGGGTGTTTGCCGGGTCAAGGCGGTCTGGTGGGCGGGACGTCGCGGAAGCCGGTATGAAGCAGATGCAGGCCATTGCTTTTGGGGGCCGGCGGCCCCTGAGAGGGAAGTGCCGGCCCCCCGCGGACCCCGGGTTAAACGGTTCCCCGGTCGGACGCCGAGCGGGGGACAACGACCACCCGGCG encodes:
- a CDS encoding hexapeptide transferase — encoded protein: MLRPSPLTEWSQDSRMPAVAGDAFADPAAVLIGDVRIESRVIVCPGAVLRADEGSPIIIRRDTNVQDGVIMHALLNSFIEVGPSCCIAHGAILHGPCVIGEGSFVGFRATILSSRLGRGCFIGHGALVLNVDLPRGTFVPPGMTVATPGDVEHLPQAGESQQAFTAEVLRVNRELRRGYLALEEESLKPHAV